In Halorussus limi, a genomic segment contains:
- a CDS encoding V-type ATP synthase subunit D, which yields MAKDVKPTRKNLMQIEDRIQLSERGHDTLEKKRDGLIMEFMDILDQAQDVRSGLEDDYELAQQKINMARAMEGDVAVRGAAAALKEHPEITTESKNIMGVVVPQIESSKVRKGLDERGYGVLGTSARIDEAAEAYEELLESIILAAEVETAMKKMLTEIETTKRRVNALEFKLLPELKENQEYIEQKLEEQEREEIFRLKKIKAKKEQEEKEEREAAAAEAEEAAETVTADD from the coding sequence ATGGCCAAGGACGTCAAACCCACTCGGAAGAACTTGATGCAGATCGAAGATCGCATCCAGCTCTCCGAGCGGGGTCACGACACGCTGGAGAAGAAGCGTGACGGTCTCATCATGGAGTTCATGGACATCCTCGACCAGGCGCAGGACGTGCGCTCGGGCCTCGAAGATGACTACGAACTCGCCCAGCAGAAGATCAACATGGCTCGCGCGATGGAGGGCGACGTGGCCGTCCGCGGCGCGGCGGCCGCGCTCAAGGAGCACCCCGAAATCACCACCGAGTCGAAGAACATCATGGGCGTCGTCGTCCCTCAGATCGAGTCCTCGAAGGTCCGGAAGGGTCTGGACGAGCGAGGATACGGCGTCCTCGGGACCAGTGCGCGCATCGACGAGGCCGCCGAGGCCTACGAGGAACTGCTCGAGAGCATCATCCTCGCCGCGGAGGTCGAGACCGCGATGAAGAAGATGCTGACCGAAATCGAGACCACCAAGCGCCGCGTCAACGCGCTGGAGTTCAAGCTTCTACCCGAACTCAAGGAGAACCAGGAGTACATCGAGCAGAAACTCGAAGAGCAGGAGCGCGAGGAGATATTCCGGCTCAAGAAGATCAAGGCCAAGAAAGAGCAAGAGGAGAAAGAAGAGCGCGAGGCCGCCGCGGCCGAGGCCGAGGAAGCCGCCGAAACTGTCACCGCCGACGACTGA
- a CDS encoding DUF6684 family protein → MPHPVFNRETLLDISVNIIPLFILLFFTVFLLFFSPWPDNLFLQTIALGLHVIPFVLLALLTYFAAYYI, encoded by the coding sequence ATGCCCCATCCCGTGTTCAACCGCGAGACGCTGCTGGACATCTCGGTGAACATCATCCCGCTGTTCATCCTGTTGTTCTTCACGGTGTTCCTCCTGTTCTTCTCGCCGTGGCCGGACAACCTGTTCCTCCAGACCATCGCGCTCGGACTGCACGTCATCCCGTTCGTCCTCCTCGCCCTCCTGACGTATTTCGCGGCCTACTACATCTGA
- a CDS encoding TRAM domain-containing protein produces the protein MPDCPLAEECPSFQERIEGMGCQHYGDRGGAEWCQHYSQPISELKTAPVQPGEEVVVDVEDIHESGAGVGRTDDGFIVMVDGVLPEARAKVRVTNVHGNHAEGEEVERLPMDDDVETDEIETDAESADGSDDDDDGGTDDGPTRPELGSRDNFWGS, from the coding sequence ATGCCGGACTGTCCACTCGCCGAAGAGTGCCCGAGTTTTCAGGAACGTATCGAAGGAATGGGTTGTCAACACTACGGCGACCGCGGCGGGGCCGAGTGGTGTCAACACTACAGCCAACCGATTTCGGAACTCAAGACCGCGCCCGTCCAACCGGGCGAGGAAGTCGTCGTGGACGTGGAGGACATCCACGAGAGCGGCGCCGGCGTGGGTCGCACCGACGACGGGTTCATCGTCATGGTCGACGGCGTCCTGCCCGAGGCCCGCGCGAAGGTCCGCGTCACGAACGTCCACGGCAACCACGCGGAGGGCGAGGAAGTCGAACGCCTGCCGATGGACGACGACGTCGAAACCGACGAGATCGAGACTGACGCCGAGTCGGCCGACGGCTCCGACGACGACGACGACGGCGGCACCGACGACGGGCCGACGCGGCCGGAACTCGGAAGCCGCGACAACTTCTGGGGGAGCTAA
- a CDS encoding SDR family oxidoreductase produces the protein MDLGLDGNSALVTASSSGLGRASAKALAAEGANVALCARGEEQLEDARAEIDAAGDGDVVAVPTDITDPDEIEALVDATVEEFGGLDHVVTSAGGPPSGPFLDTTERDWYEAYDLLVMSAVWLTKAAHPHLAESDAGTVVNVTSTSVREAIDGLVLSNAVRRGVIGLMKTQAREFAPEIRVNAVLPGAHETPRIQELVEAAVERGEYDTYDEGLASWADDIPLDRVGQPRELGDTVAFLSSERASFVNGAAVPVDGGRLRS, from the coding sequence ATGGACCTCGGATTAGACGGTAACTCGGCACTGGTAACGGCGAGTTCGAGCGGTCTCGGTCGGGCCTCCGCGAAGGCGCTCGCGGCCGAAGGCGCGAACGTCGCGCTCTGTGCCCGCGGCGAGGAGCAGTTGGAGGACGCCAGAGCGGAGATAGACGCGGCGGGCGACGGCGACGTGGTCGCGGTCCCGACCGACATCACCGACCCCGACGAAATCGAGGCGCTGGTCGACGCCACCGTCGAGGAGTTCGGCGGTCTCGACCACGTCGTCACCTCGGCGGGCGGTCCCCCGAGCGGGCCGTTCCTCGACACGACCGAGCGCGACTGGTACGAGGCCTACGACCTGCTCGTGATGAGTGCCGTCTGGTTGACGAAGGCCGCCCACCCGCACCTCGCGGAGAGCGACGCGGGCACCGTGGTCAACGTCACCTCCACCAGCGTCCGGGAGGCCATCGACGGTCTCGTCCTCTCGAACGCGGTCCGTCGCGGCGTCATCGGCCTGATGAAGACCCAGGCCCGCGAGTTCGCGCCCGAGATTCGGGTGAACGCGGTCCTCCCCGGCGCTCACGAGACCCCGCGGATTCAGGAACTCGTGGAGGCCGCGGTCGAACGCGGCGAGTACGACACCTACGACGAGGGGCTGGCCTCGTGGGCCGACGACATCCCGCTGGACCGCGTGGGCCAACCCCGCGAACTCGGGGACACCGTGGCCTTCCTCTCCAGCGAACGCGCGAGTTTCGTCAACGGCGCGGCCGTGCCCGTGGACGGCGGCCGACTCCGAAGCTGA
- a CDS encoding LysE family translocator, whose protein sequence is MLPTIDLQSYLLFVTAAVALVLTPGPDTVFVLTQGVSAGKREGVAAALGVSTGVLVHTAAAALGLAALLRASALAYAAVKYAGAAYLLYLGATTLWRGNDLDLASAGSGDDADARESSGDTTDSDLRGGYLRGVTVNVLNPKVALFFLAFLPQFVGSGAGSGATPTVEMLALGGTYAALTACYLVAVGLLSGGVRSAFRTRPRLTDGLRWVSGSVLVGLGAALALESR, encoded by the coding sequence ATGCTCCCGACCATCGACCTCCAGAGCTACCTCCTCTTCGTCACGGCCGCGGTGGCGCTGGTCCTCACGCCGGGTCCCGACACCGTGTTCGTCCTCACGCAGGGCGTCTCGGCGGGCAAGCGAGAGGGCGTGGCCGCCGCGCTCGGGGTCAGCACGGGCGTCCTCGTCCACACGGCCGCGGCCGCGCTCGGCCTCGCGGCGCTCCTGCGGGCGTCCGCGCTCGCCTACGCGGCGGTCAAGTACGCCGGGGCGGCTTACCTCCTGTATCTCGGCGCGACGACGCTCTGGCGAGGGAACGACCTCGACCTCGCCTCCGCGGGGTCCGGCGACGACGCCGACGCCCGTGAGTCGAGCGGCGACACCACCGACTCGGACCTCCGCGGTGGCTACCTCCGGGGCGTGACCGTCAACGTCCTCAACCCGAAGGTTGCCCTGTTCTTCCTCGCCTTCCTCCCGCAGTTCGTCGGGTCGGGCGCGGGTTCCGGGGCCACCCCGACCGTCGAAATGCTGGCGCTCGGTGGCACCTACGCCGCACTGACCGCGTGCTATCTCGTGGCGGTCGGCCTGCTCTCGGGCGGGGTCCGGTCGGCGTTCCGCACTCGCCCCCGCCTCACCGACGGTCTGCGGTGGGTCTCGGGGTCGGTTTTGGTCGGTCTCGGGGCCGCGCTGGCGCTCGAATCTCGATAG
- a CDS encoding mannose-1-phosphate guanylyltransferase, which yields MSGPDSEGGLAEPLDRPLVALVMAGGTGTRLYPASRSDRPKQFLSLGDVTGGESLLSRTVSRVGFADEIYVSTGEDHAEKVRETVPEAGVLVEPEAKDTGPALVYAAHRVREQVGECVLLCVPSDHLVAGEFASSAERAARTAVETEGLVAFGVEPTRPATGYGYIEPSDSEAERAEIERFREKPDRETAERFVEEGFYWNAGLFAWTPESLLRETRDSPLGPLVAALDEGDPERGFAEIEGVSIDYAVMERTDDAYVVPADFEWDDVGAWDAIERVVGTDDDGNAILGDGLTVDAADNVVAADDETHVSLVGVEGLVVAAYGDRVLVAPKDEAQRVREVVAELREQGRF from the coding sequence ATGTCGGGTCCCGACTCCGAGGGCGGACTCGCCGAACCTCTCGACCGACCGCTCGTGGCACTCGTGATGGCCGGCGGCACCGGAACGCGCCTCTACCCCGCCAGCAGGTCCGACCGACCGAAGCAGTTCCTGTCGCTGGGCGACGTGACCGGCGGCGAGTCGCTGCTCTCCCGGACCGTCTCGCGCGTCGGTTTCGCCGACGAAATCTACGTCTCGACCGGTGAAGACCACGCCGAGAAGGTGCGCGAGACGGTCCCGGAGGCGGGCGTCCTCGTGGAACCCGAGGCCAAGGACACCGGTCCGGCGCTGGTGTACGCGGCCCACCGCGTGCGGGAGCAGGTCGGCGAGTGCGTCCTGTTGTGCGTGCCGAGCGACCACCTCGTCGCGGGCGAGTTCGCGTCGAGCGCCGAACGAGCGGCCCGGACCGCAGTCGAAACAGAGGGGCTGGTCGCGTTCGGCGTCGAACCGACGCGGCCCGCCACGGGATACGGCTACATCGAGCCGAGCGATTCGGAGGCCGAGAGAGCCGAAATCGAGCGGTTCAGAGAGAAGCCTGACCGCGAGACCGCCGAGCGATTCGTGGAGGAGGGTTTCTACTGGAACGCCGGACTGTTCGCGTGGACGCCCGAAAGCCTGCTTCGGGAGACACGCGACTCGCCGCTCGGACCGCTCGTCGCGGCGCTCGACGAGGGCGACCCCGAGCGCGGATTCGCCGAAATCGAGGGCGTCAGCATCGACTACGCCGTCATGGAGCGCACCGACGACGCCTACGTCGTGCCCGCCGACTTCGAGTGGGACGACGTGGGCGCGTGGGACGCGATAGAGCGCGTGGTCGGGACCGACGACGACGGGAACGCGATTCTGGGCGACGGCCTGACCGTCGACGCCGCGGACAACGTCGTCGCGGCCGACGACGAGACTCACGTCAGTTTGGTAGGCGTCGAGGGCTTGGTCGTCGCGGCCTACGGCGACCGGGTGCTGGTCGCGCCGAAAGACGAGGCCCAGCGCGTGCGAGAGGTCGTGGCAGAACTGCGCGAGCAGGGCCGGTTCTGA
- a CDS encoding V-type ATP synthase subunit F: MSQEIAVVGSPEFTTGFRLAGVRKFENVPEDEKETELDDAVSRVLDDDEVGIVVMHDEDLDYLSRKVRQEVETSVEPTMVSIGGGAGSGGLRDKIKRAIGIDLMDEDEQGDNE, translated from the coding sequence ATGAGCCAGGAAATCGCCGTCGTCGGCAGTCCGGAGTTCACCACCGGGTTCCGCCTCGCCGGCGTCCGGAAGTTCGAGAACGTCCCGGAAGACGAGAAGGAGACGGAACTCGACGACGCGGTCTCCCGCGTTCTCGACGACGACGAGGTCGGCATCGTCGTGATGCACGACGAGGACCTCGACTACCTGTCCCGGAAGGTCCGACAGGAGGTCGAGACGAGCGTCGAACCGACGATGGTCTCCATCGGCGGCGGCGCGGGGAGCGGCGGACTGCGCGACAAGATAAAGCGTGCAATCGGTATCGACCTTATGGACGAAGACGAACAAGGTGACAACGAATGA
- a CDS encoding ATP synthase subunit B codes for MKEYQTITEISGPLVFAEVDEPIGYDEIVEIETPNGDTKRGQVLESSDGLVSIQVFEGTEGIDTKSSVRFLGETMKMPVTEDLLGRVLDGSGNPIDGGPEIVPDRRDDIVGAAINPTAREYPEEFIQTGVSAIDGMNTLVRGQKLPIFSGSGLPHNELALQIARQATVPEEDEASEDDDGSEFAVVFGAMGITAEEANEFMEDFERTGALERSVVFMNLADDPAVERTVTPRLALTTAEYLAFDKGYHVLVILTDMTNYCEALREIGAAREEVPGRRGYPGYMYTDLAQLYERAGRIEGRAGSVTQIPILTMPGDDDTHPIPDLTGYITEGQIYIDRGLNSQGIQPPINVSPSLSRLMDDGIGEGFTREDHGDVADQLFAAYAEGKDLRDLVNIVGREALSERDNKYLDFADRFETDFVDQGFDTNRDIDETLDIGWDLLSMLPKEALNRIDEELIEKYYHAEEAEEVAAD; via the coding sequence ATGAAAGAGTACCAAACCATCACGGAAATCAGCGGTCCGCTGGTGTTCGCCGAGGTAGACGAACCTATCGGATACGACGAGATCGTCGAAATCGAGACGCCGAACGGCGACACCAAGCGAGGACAGGTCCTCGAATCGAGCGACGGACTCGTCTCGATTCAGGTGTTCGAGGGGACCGAAGGTATCGACACCAAGAGTTCGGTCCGGTTCCTGGGCGAGACGATGAAGATGCCCGTCACCGAGGACCTCCTCGGTCGCGTCCTCGACGGTTCCGGCAACCCCATCGACGGCGGCCCGGAAATCGTCCCGGACCGGCGTGACGACATCGTCGGCGCGGCCATCAACCCGACCGCCCGCGAGTACCCCGAGGAGTTCATCCAGACCGGCGTCTCCGCCATCGACGGCATGAACACGCTGGTCCGCGGTCAGAAGCTCCCCATCTTCTCCGGGTCCGGGCTTCCGCACAACGAACTCGCGCTCCAGATCGCGCGACAGGCGACCGTGCCGGAGGAAGACGAGGCGAGCGAGGACGACGACGGCTCCGAGTTCGCAGTGGTCTTCGGGGCGATGGGCATCACGGCCGAGGAGGCCAACGAGTTCATGGAGGACTTCGAGCGGACGGGCGCGCTCGAGCGCTCGGTCGTCTTCATGAACCTCGCGGACGACCCCGCCGTCGAGCGGACGGTCACGCCGCGCCTCGCGCTGACCACCGCGGAGTACCTCGCGTTCGACAAGGGCTACCACGTTCTGGTCATCCTCACGGACATGACCAACTACTGTGAGGCCCTGCGCGAAATCGGTGCGGCCCGCGAAGAGGTGCCGGGCCGACGCGGATACCCCGGGTACATGTACACCGACCTCGCGCAACTCTACGAGCGCGCAGGTCGTATCGAGGGCCGGGCCGGCTCCGTCACCCAGATTCCCATCCTCACGATGCCGGGCGACGACGACACCCACCCGATTCCGGACCTGACCGGTTACATCACCGAGGGACAGATCTACATCGACCGCGGCCTCAACAGTCAGGGCATTCAGCCGCCGATCAACGTCTCGCCGAGCCTGTCGCGGCTGATGGACGACGGTATCGGCGAAGGGTTCACCCGCGAGGACCACGGCGACGTCGCCGACCAGCTGTTCGCCGCGTACGCGGAGGGGAAGGACCTGCGCGACCTCGTGAACATCGTCGGCCGCGAGGCCCTGAGCGAGCGCGACAACAAGTACCTCGACTTCGCCGACCGATTCGAGACGGACTTCGTCGACCAGGGCTTCGACACGAACCGCGACATCGACGAGACCCTCGACATCGGCTGGGACCTCCTGAGCATGCTGCCGAAGGAGGCGCTCAACCGTATCGACGAGGAGCTCATCGAGAAGTACTACCACGCCGAAGAAGCCGAAGAAGTCGCGGCGGACTGA
- a CDS encoding DUF7091 family protein, giving the protein MDDRLESFLRSKVRSAGRQVADAKRAYANARRAALADLPQDDEGKARIVCRRYAERRAVELDAEGRPACFDPDHPDCEGCVRDLRDGRIETW; this is encoded by the coding sequence ATGGACGACCGCCTCGAAAGCTTCCTCCGGTCGAAAGTCCGGTCCGCCGGGCGGCAGGTCGCCGACGCCAAGCGGGCCTACGCCAACGCCCGACGGGCCGCCTTGGCCGACCTGCCCCAAGACGACGAGGGCAAGGCCAGAATCGTCTGTCGGCGGTACGCCGAGCGCCGGGCCGTCGAGTTGGACGCGGAGGGACGCCCGGCCTGCTTCGACCCCGACCACCCCGACTGCGAGGGGTGCGTGCGTGACCTGCGCGACGGCCGCATCGAAACGTGGTAG
- a CDS encoding Tfx family DNA-binding protein, producing MSEEYDVDEILDRAGFDAETSVLTRRQAEVLALRERGVAQATIADRLGTSRANVSSVEASARENVRKSRETVAFAEALRAPVRVVVETGTDLYDVPSRVYDACDEAGVKVNHAAPELMKRVSDEAGDAVSGREVHEDLLIGVTTDGAVTVRKSREVSREA from the coding sequence GTGAGCGAGGAGTACGACGTGGACGAGATTCTCGACCGCGCGGGGTTCGACGCCGAGACCAGCGTCTTGACTCGCAGACAGGCCGAAGTGCTGGCGCTGCGCGAGCGCGGGGTCGCGCAGGCGACCATCGCCGACCGACTCGGCACCTCGCGCGCCAACGTCTCCAGCGTCGAAGCCAGCGCCCGCGAGAACGTCCGGAAGTCGCGCGAGACGGTCGCGTTCGCCGAGGCGCTCCGCGCTCCGGTCCGGGTCGTGGTCGAGACGGGAACCGACCTCTACGACGTTCCCTCGCGCGTCTACGACGCCTGCGACGAGGCGGGCGTGAAGGTCAACCACGCCGCGCCCGAACTGATGAAGCGCGTGAGCGACGAGGCCGGAGACGCCGTGTCGGGCCGCGAGGTCCACGAGGACCTGCTTATCGGCGTCACGACCGACGGCGCGGTGACGGTCCGGAAATCGCGGGAAGTCAGCCGAGAGGCGTGA
- a CDS encoding adenine nucleotide alpha hydrolase produces MATADAPVTVLSWSGGKDASYALWKMGASESSENEGGSSDADPRAEVVELLTTVSDATGRTSMHGVRRDLYERQAAALGLPIRFVRLPEDASNDEYERVMEETTADYERRGVERIAFADLYLEDVRAYRERRLADAEIEGYWPIWGRDTEEVAREFADAFAATVVAVDDEALDASFAGRRFDADFLADLPDDVDPCGENGEFHTFVHDGPIFDRALSVRTGERVTKKFGHGDTTVHYCDVLAADPER; encoded by the coding sequence GTGGCGACCGCAGACGCCCCGGTCACGGTCCTGTCGTGGAGCGGTGGCAAGGACGCCAGCTACGCGCTCTGGAAGATGGGAGCGTCCGAGTCGAGCGAGAACGAGGGCGGGTCGAGCGACGCCGACCCGCGCGCCGAGGTGGTCGAACTCCTGACCACCGTCTCGGACGCGACCGGCCGCACCAGCATGCACGGCGTTCGACGCGACCTCTACGAGCGACAGGCCGCCGCGCTCGGACTCCCGATACGCTTCGTCCGACTTCCGGAGGACGCCTCGAACGACGAGTACGAGCGGGTAATGGAAGAGACCACGGCCGACTACGAGCGCCGGGGCGTCGAACGCATCGCCTTCGCCGACCTCTATCTGGAAGACGTGCGGGCGTACCGCGAGCGGCGACTGGCCGACGCCGAAATCGAGGGCTACTGGCCTATCTGGGGCCGGGACACCGAGGAGGTCGCCCGCGAGTTCGCCGACGCCTTCGCGGCCACCGTGGTGGCGGTCGACGACGAGGCGCTCGACGCCTCCTTCGCCGGCCGCCGGTTCGACGCCGACTTCCTCGCCGACCTGCCCGACGACGTGGACCCCTGCGGCGAGAACGGCGAGTTCCACACCTTCGTCCACGACGGACCGATTTTCGACCGCGCCCTCTCGGTCAGAACCGGCGAGCGAGTCACCAAGAAGTTCGGGCACGGCGATACGACCGTCCACTACTGCGACGTCCTCGCGGCCGACCCAGAGCGGTAG
- a CDS encoding DUF6276 family protein translates to MTCSACGSEQLRFAVPADLREYLPDASERVAVCTRCLALEPTDDEAPDSPDFSAISDAFPDGDAGVAMALAVGLLDSLALYRSEIAALLERVERGGADPLLVLNRLGADARLDPHFDVARRETQVEQLLYD, encoded by the coding sequence ATGACCTGTTCCGCGTGCGGGAGCGAGCAGTTACGGTTCGCCGTTCCGGCCGACCTCCGCGAGTATCTGCCCGACGCGAGCGAGCGCGTCGCCGTCTGTACGCGCTGTCTGGCGCTCGAACCGACCGACGACGAGGCCCCGGACTCGCCCGATTTCTCGGCTATCAGCGACGCCTTCCCCGACGGCGACGCCGGCGTCGCGATGGCGCTCGCGGTCGGTCTCCTCGACTCGCTGGCGCTCTACCGGAGCGAAATCGCGGCCCTGCTGGAGCGTGTCGAACGCGGCGGCGCGGACCCGCTACTCGTGTTGAACCGACTCGGCGCGGACGCGCGACTCGACCCTCACTTCGACGTGGCCCGCCGGGAGACGCAGGTCGAGCAACTGTTGTACGACTGA
- a CDS encoding V-type ATP synthase subunit C encodes MSVPKTEGTSNYEYVTARVQARRAALFDDEDYRKLIRMGPGEIARYMEETEYESEVNALGSRYDGVDLIEHALNRNLAKHFNDLLRWADGELYEFVARYLRKFDAWNIKTVVRGIYSDADSEAVEEDLIYAGEFDRQFLERLVEAASIEDAVEMLDNTRYGDALAEAYEDYDATGVLIPLENAVDRTYYEGLMSGVTETDNRATQLYVEFLQAEIDFRNARNALRIARSGADLDPADYFIEGGELFRASELSQLSSGVDELVTFIRDSTYGEDLSAALDELERADSLIGFEHALDAALLEYSDHLSHVFPLSICPVLAYVLAKEREVDNIRAIARGREAGLSEDEIENELVIL; translated from the coding sequence CGTCACCGCTCGGGTACAGGCCCGGCGAGCGGCGCTGTTCGACGACGAGGATTACCGAAAGCTCATTCGGATGGGTCCCGGCGAGATCGCCCGCTACATGGAGGAGACCGAGTACGAGAGCGAAGTCAACGCGCTCGGCTCCCGATACGACGGCGTGGACCTCATCGAACACGCCCTCAACCGAAATCTCGCCAAGCACTTCAACGACCTGCTCCGGTGGGCCGACGGGGAGTTGTACGAGTTCGTCGCACGATACCTCCGGAAGTTCGACGCGTGGAACATCAAGACGGTCGTTCGGGGAATCTACTCGGACGCAGACAGCGAGGCCGTTGAGGAGGACCTCATCTACGCCGGTGAGTTCGACCGGCAGTTCCTCGAACGACTGGTCGAAGCGGCGTCCATCGAAGACGCAGTCGAGATGCTCGACAACACGCGCTACGGCGATGCGCTCGCCGAGGCGTACGAGGACTACGACGCGACCGGCGTGCTGATTCCGCTGGAGAACGCGGTCGACCGCACGTACTACGAGGGCCTCATGAGCGGGGTCACGGAGACGGACAACCGCGCGACCCAGTTGTACGTCGAGTTCCTGCAGGCCGAAATCGACTTCCGGAACGCGCGCAACGCGCTCCGCATCGCGCGCAGCGGTGCGGACCTCGACCCCGCGGACTACTTCATCGAAGGCGGCGAACTGTTCCGCGCGTCGGAGCTATCGCAACTCTCCTCGGGCGTGGACGAACTCGTCACGTTCATCCGCGACAGCACGTACGGCGAGGACCTCTCGGCGGCGCTCGACGAACTGGAGCGGGCCGACAGCCTCATCGGCTTCGAGCACGCTCTAGACGCTGCACTGCTGGAGTACTCCGACCACCTCTCGCACGTCTTCCCGCTGTCGATCTGTCCGGTGCTGGCCTACGTGCTGGCCAAGGAGCGGGAAGTCGACAACATCCGCGCCATCGCTCGCGGCCGCGAGGCCGGACTGAGCGAGGACGAAATCGAGAACGAACTGGTGATTCTATGA
- a CDS encoding ATP synthase subunit A, which translates to MSQATETDTVREDGVIESVSGPVVTATDLDARMNDVVYVGEEGLMGEVIEIEGNLTTIQVYEETSNVAPGEPVENTGEPLSVDLGPGMLDSIYDGVQRPLTVLEDKMGAFLDRGVDAPGIDLEKMWEFTPEVEPGDHVEPGDILGIVPETESIDHKVMVPPDSEGGEVVNVKSGDHNVEETIVELDNGEEISMRQEWPVREARPSADKKTPRTPLVTGQRVQDGLFPLAKGGTAAIPGPFGSGKTVTQQQLAKWADADIVVYIGCGERGNEMTEVIDDFPQLEDPVTGKPLMSRTCLIANTSNMPVAARESCVYTGITIAEFYRDMGYDVALMADSTSRWAEAMREISSRLEEMPGEEGYPAYLAARLSEFYERAGYFDNINDTEGSVTVVGAVSPPGGDFSEPVTQNTLRIVKTFWALDADLAERRHFPSINWNESYSLYKEQLDPWFEENVAEDWPEQRQWAVDVLDEEDELQEIVQLVGKDALPEDQQLTLEVARYIREAFLQQNALHDVDTNCPPEKSYLIMGAIRTYNDEAFEALDAGVPVEEITDIDAAPRLNRIATTPDDEADEFVADLEDDIKEQLRELY; encoded by the coding sequence ATGAGCCAAGCAACTGAAACCGACACCGTTCGAGAGGACGGCGTCATCGAGAGCGTAAGTGGACCGGTCGTGACCGCCACTGACCTCGACGCCCGGATGAACGACGTGGTGTACGTCGGCGAAGAAGGGCTGATGGGCGAGGTCATCGAGATCGAAGGGAACCTGACGACGATTCAGGTCTACGAGGAGACCTCGAACGTCGCGCCGGGCGAACCGGTCGAGAACACGGGCGAACCCCTGTCCGTCGACCTGGGTCCCGGCATGCTGGACTCCATCTACGACGGCGTCCAGCGCCCCCTGACGGTCCTCGAGGACAAGATGGGCGCGTTCCTCGACCGCGGTGTGGACGCACCCGGTATCGACCTCGAGAAGATGTGGGAGTTCACGCCCGAGGTCGAACCCGGCGACCACGTCGAACCCGGCGACATCCTCGGCATCGTGCCCGAGACCGAGAGCATCGACCACAAAGTGATGGTCCCGCCCGACTCCGAGGGCGGCGAAGTCGTCAACGTCAAGAGCGGCGACCACAACGTCGAGGAGACCATCGTCGAACTCGACAACGGCGAAGAGATTTCGATGCGCCAGGAGTGGCCGGTCCGCGAGGCCCGGCCCTCCGCAGACAAGAAGACGCCCCGTACGCCGCTCGTGACGGGCCAGCGCGTGCAGGACGGCCTGTTCCCGCTGGCGAAGGGCGGAACCGCGGCGATTCCGGGACCGTTCGGTTCCGGCAAGACCGTGACCCAGCAGCAACTCGCGAAGTGGGCCGACGCCGACATCGTCGTCTACATCGGTTGCGGCGAGCGCGGTAACGAGATGACCGAGGTCATCGACGACTTCCCGCAACTGGAGGACCCGGTCACCGGGAAGCCGCTGATGTCCCGGACCTGCCTCATCGCCAACACGTCGAACATGCCGGTCGCGGCGCGCGAATCCTGCGTGTACACGGGCATCACCATCGCGGAGTTCTACCGCGACATGGGGTACGACGTCGCACTGATGGCCGACTCCACCTCGCGGTGGGCCGAGGCCATGCGCGAGATTTCCTCGCGCCTCGAAGAGATGCCCGGCGAAGAGGGCTACCCCGCCTACCTCGCCGCGCGCCTCTCGGAGTTCTACGAGCGCGCCGGTTACTTCGACAACATCAACGACACCGAGGGTTCGGTGACTGTGGTCGGCGCAGTCTCGCCGCCGGGCGGTGACTTCTCGGAACCCGTCACCCAGAACACCCTGCGTATCGTCAAGACCTTCTGGGCGCTCGACGCGGACCTCGCCGAGCGTCGTCACTTCCCGTCGATCAACTGGAACGAGTCGTACTCGCTGTACAAGGAACAGCTCGACCCGTGGTTCGAAGAGAACGTCGCCGAGGACTGGCCCGAACAGCGCCAGTGGGCGGTCGACGTGCTCGACGAGGAGGACGAACTGCAGGAAATCGTCCAGCTCGTCGGCAAGGACGCGCTGCCGGAGGACCAGCAGCTCACGCTCGAAGTCGCGCGGTACATCCGCGAGGCGTTCCTCCAGCAGAACGCGCTTCACGACGTGGACACCAACTGTCCGCCCGAGAAGTCCTACCTCATCATGGGCGCGATTCGGACGTACAACGACGAGGCGTTCGAGGCCCTCGACGCTGGCGTTCCGGTCGAAGAGATCACCGACATCGACGCCGCGCCTCGGCTGAACCGCATCGCGACGACTCCCGACGACGAAGCCGACGAGTTCGTCGCCGACCTCGAAGACGACATCAAAGAACAGCTCCGAGAGCTCTACTAG